The proteins below are encoded in one region of Polycladomyces subterraneus:
- a CDS encoding rod shape-determining protein: protein MFGGFTRDMGIDLGTANTLVYVKGQGIVVREPSVVALETGTEEIKAVGNEAKRMIGRTPGNIVAIRPMKDGVIADYNTTATMIEYFIRQAQKQHRVYIPRKPNVMVCVPSGVTPVEKRAVEEATRQAGAKEAYTIEEPFAAAIGAELPVWEPTGSMVVDIGGGTTEVAVISLGGIVTSKSLRVAGDEMDEAIIQYIKKNYNLMIGERTAETLKLEIGSAMPTDDGKAMDIRGRDLITGLPKTIHITSREIAEALSDTVDEILDAVKQTLEQTPPELAADIMDRGIVLTGGGALLRNLDKRMSLETEMPVVVADNPLDCVAIGTGRALENIHLFTSGSSTGFRFGRRR from the coding sequence ATGTTTGGCGGATTTACGAGGGATATGGGGATTGATTTGGGCACGGCGAATACCTTGGTTTATGTGAAAGGACAGGGGATCGTCGTGCGCGAGCCTTCCGTCGTGGCGTTGGAAACCGGGACGGAAGAAATCAAGGCAGTCGGCAACGAAGCGAAACGGATGATCGGACGTACTCCGGGCAACATCGTGGCAATCCGTCCGATGAAGGATGGTGTGATCGCCGATTACAACACAACGGCGACCATGATCGAGTACTTCATTCGCCAGGCTCAAAAGCAACACCGGGTCTATATCCCCCGCAAACCCAACGTGATGGTGTGTGTGCCCTCGGGCGTCACACCTGTGGAAAAGCGGGCGGTGGAAGAAGCGACGCGTCAAGCGGGGGCCAAGGAAGCGTACACGATCGAGGAGCCGTTTGCAGCGGCGATCGGTGCGGAGTTACCGGTATGGGAACCGACCGGTAGCATGGTCGTCGATATTGGTGGGGGAACGACGGAAGTGGCCGTCATCTCGTTAGGAGGGATCGTGACGAGCAAATCGCTTCGTGTGGCCGGTGACGAGATGGATGAAGCCATCATTCAATACATCAAAAAGAATTACAACTTGATGATCGGAGAGCGCACCGCGGAGACATTGAAGTTGGAGATTGGATCCGCTATGCCGACAGACGACGGCAAGGCGATGGATATTCGCGGCCGCGACCTGATCACAGGATTGCCCAAAACGATCCATATCACTTCCCGGGAAATCGCCGAGGCGTTGTCCGACACAGTGGATGAAATTTTGGACGCAGTGAAACAGACACTGGAGCAAACCCCGCCTGAATTGGCCGCTGACATCATGGACCGCGGCATTGTGTTGACAGGCGGTGGTGCCTTGTTGCGCAATTTGGACAAACGGATGAGCCTGGAAACCGAGATGCCGGTGGTCGTGGCGGACAACCCGCTCGATTGTGTAGCCATCGGCACCGGTCGGGCG
- the radC gene encoding RadC family protein → MHRVNPGAHLRIRDVPESERPRERMIREGAERLSNAELVAILLRTGTSSESALRLAERVLAQTGGLRELADVTLNELMNIRGIGPAKAVQLFAGIKLGRRISRTLPPERKAIRSPKDAADWVMEEVRHLKQEHFVCLFLNTKIYVLEKERIFVGTLNSSVVHPREVFRQAIRRSDASVICFHNHPSGDPSPSVEDIQVTERLFRVCRIVGIELIDHIVIGDDVFLSMRENGYLPGEPR, encoded by the coding sequence GTGCATCGGGTGAACCCAGGCGCACATTTGAGAATCCGGGATGTACCGGAAAGCGAACGTCCCCGTGAGCGGATGATACGCGAGGGGGCGGAACGCTTGTCCAATGCAGAGCTGGTGGCGATTCTGCTTCGGACGGGCACATCGTCGGAGTCAGCTCTTCGTCTAGCGGAACGTGTGCTCGCGCAAACGGGTGGACTGCGTGAATTGGCCGATGTGACACTCAACGAGCTGATGAACATTCGCGGGATCGGCCCGGCCAAAGCAGTTCAACTGTTTGCGGGGATCAAATTGGGCAGGCGGATCTCCCGTACGCTGCCCCCCGAGCGAAAAGCGATTCGTTCGCCGAAAGATGCCGCTGATTGGGTTATGGAAGAGGTGCGCCACCTCAAACAGGAGCATTTTGTTTGCCTCTTTTTAAACACCAAAATTTATGTACTCGAAAAAGAGCGCATTTTTGTCGGGACTTTGAATAGTTCAGTCGTTCACCCCAGAGAAGTGTTCCGTCAAGCGATTCGCCGCAGTGACGCCAGTGTCATATGCTTCCACAATCATCCCAGCGGAGATCCGAGCCCGAGTGTGGAAGATATTCAGGTAACGGAACGGTTATTTCGGGTATGTAGGATCGTCGGGATTGAATTGATCGACCATATTGTCATTGGTGACGACGTGTTTCTCAGTATGCGTGAAAACGGATATCTGCCTGGCGAACCGCGTTAG
- a CDS encoding PLP-dependent aminotransferase family protein: MKLVINRQSKVPLAQQIHQAIADRILSGHLERGARLPSVRQLARMLQVSPVTVVHALDLLEEEGLITRVHGKGTFVYEEHAKTDQAKERQKTFPVVDYLYRSQYWQYQKSEVPIDLAQSVVHPSLLPTQALADSIRRLIREEPDVLAQYGEIQGDLVLRQALARYISGERITVSAHEILVTNGSQQAIDLVARSFVGPQDVVVTEEPTYTAAIDAFRSRGATVLSVPVDEHGMRIDELISLLDRCTPKLIYTIPSFHNPTGSVMSVKRRRELIAIASEINCLVLEDDPWSEIHFDEPPPPHLKSMDETGNVIYIKGLGKILSPGCRIGFLIANGPVLERLVAAKTNADLGTPLLNQRVILPLFENGLIRESLRRLRETLCERRDLTIRVLERHAPDGVTWKIPKGGFNVWVSLPEGANANELLAEAEKAGIRFLPGSACDPNQIQWRHLRISFSPTTEGDLEQGLTTLCRVMEQYLSLLMNRKGKSPLF; the protein is encoded by the coding sequence ATGAAACTCGTCATCAACCGCCAATCCAAAGTGCCGCTCGCCCAGCAGATTCACCAAGCCATTGCCGACCGGATTTTATCCGGACATCTCGAGCGGGGTGCCCGGTTGCCTTCCGTCCGCCAGTTGGCCAGGATGTTGCAGGTGAGTCCGGTCACGGTGGTTCATGCACTGGATCTGCTGGAGGAGGAAGGATTGATCACCCGTGTCCATGGCAAAGGGACGTTCGTCTATGAAGAACATGCGAAAACCGATCAGGCGAAAGAACGACAGAAAACGTTTCCTGTCGTGGACTATTTGTATCGCTCGCAATATTGGCAGTATCAGAAGAGTGAAGTCCCCATCGATTTGGCTCAATCGGTCGTCCATCCCTCCCTGTTGCCCACGCAGGCATTGGCGGACAGTATTCGACGTTTGATCCGGGAGGAACCGGACGTGTTGGCGCAATACGGCGAGATTCAGGGAGATCTCGTGTTACGTCAAGCTTTGGCGCGTTACATCAGCGGGGAACGAATTACCGTATCCGCGCATGAAATTTTGGTGACCAACGGCTCGCAACAGGCAATCGATCTGGTGGCGCGAAGTTTTGTGGGCCCCCAGGACGTGGTTGTCACCGAAGAGCCCACTTACACGGCCGCCATCGATGCGTTCCGCAGTCGTGGCGCCACCGTGCTGTCAGTACCGGTGGACGAACATGGGATGCGAATCGATGAGTTGATCAGTCTGTTGGACCGATGCACACCCAAGTTGATCTACACAATCCCCTCCTTTCACAACCCGACGGGTTCGGTGATGAGCGTCAAGCGGCGGCGGGAGCTGATCGCTATCGCGTCTGAAATCAATTGCCTGGTACTGGAGGATGATCCATGGAGTGAAATACATTTTGATGAACCGCCCCCGCCGCATCTCAAATCGATGGATGAAACGGGCAATGTCATTTATATCAAGGGACTGGGAAAAATCTTATCCCCTGGATGCCGGATCGGTTTTTTGATCGCGAACGGCCCGGTGTTGGAACGACTGGTGGCGGCCAAGACCAATGCCGACCTGGGAACCCCCTTGCTGAATCAGAGAGTGATCCTTCCCTTGTTCGAAAACGGATTGATCCGGGAAAGTCTGCGCCGTCTTCGGGAAACATTGTGTGAACGGCGGGATCTGACGATTCGTGTGTTGGAACGGCATGCACCCGACGGTGTGACTTGGAAGATACCCAAAGGTGGCTTTAATGTATGGGTGTCATTGCCTGAAGGAGCCAATGCCAACGAACTGCTGGCGGAGGCGGAAAAAGCTGGCATTCGGTTTTTGCCGGGGTCTGCGTGTGATCCCAACCAGATTCAGTGGCGACATTTGCGTATCAGTTTCTCACCGACTACGGAAGGAGATTTGGAGCAAGGTCTCACCACACTCTGTCGCGTGATGGAACAGTATCTCTCTTTGCTCATGAACAGGAAGGGAAAGTCGCCTTTGTTTTGA
- a CDS encoding ATPase, T2SS/T4P/T4SS family: MNTHDALRIITLEDPIEYRQTPWRSMIEQREVGCDTTGFEGGLYAALRQDPDCLVVGELRDRETMHTAIRAAETGRLVLATMHAADTVSAVYRLIDAFPADQQSYCPHAVVRTIGRCGCATADAPKRGRRPCGCI, encoded by the coding sequence TTGAACACGCACGATGCTTTGCGGATCATCACACTGGAAGATCCGATCGAGTATCGGCAAACCCCCTGGCGGTCAATGATCGAGCAGCGGGAAGTTGGGTGCGATACCACGGGATTTGAAGGGGGATTGTATGCGGCTTTGCGGCAAGATCCGGACTGTCTGGTTGTAGGGGAACTGCGTGATCGGGAAACGATGCATACGGCCATCCGCGCCGCGGAAACGGGCAGATTGGTATTGGCGACGATGCATGCCGCGGACACCGTCTCAGCGGTGTACCGGTTGATTGACGCATTTCCTGCGGATCAACAGTCTTATTGTCCGCATGCAGTTGTCCGAACAATTGGCCGGTGTGGTTGCGCAACGGCTGATGCCCCGAAGAGAGGAAGGCGGCCGTGTGGCTGCATTTGA
- a CDS encoding prepilin peptidase has protein sequence MDVIGVWAAVGGWWIGGWLVRFGWFLCIRWGSGFPSKWHHFSMWHPAMEWIMPACLGGVYGLLAVLGPGMTESAVAILLFAVLLLVTITDLHLQWIPDMVIYPVTWLFAILRLWVGPHPWTTYLTGCLAGGLMLAILAWISKGIGWGDVKLLGMAGWVLGWPAVVVALWLSVCVGDVTALWWWATGRVGAERRFPLARFWRRGSSLPISGEMHGRHGMARFRRVLSSLAKPYTCGSRLDKERMTMPQPRITLRSQSPGGKGEPADAPKRIKVGGKPLSPKAETNRDNPTSMTTEVVHSKEEESIRSRFPLVFSADEEQWDEGIGWRSPSSPLRSRRNRVSLFSGWPAGWLVLSIIGAIVLGTLMGMTLLSTFFSGDAVHTRTIDSHLKTTPSDMESGKVSQKPGTAVSLPSLQAVLLQAGSYSEKKRAQQTVEGLRSEGWAAVMTPDPPHRIYLGVGINRDDALKLSVIYQKRNVQVYLKDWAVRGDGVRIPEEQARWSKEMTVFAEKGHQLFQRLGLQTVSHLQSDNTVTAFSGMNDLQNQYQAYVIQGTRLESKLPKKAKSAALGMMQALDLAVQGAEEAQKNPSSALVWQMQEGLVRYALSYEQFVSAWK, from the coding sequence ATGGATGTGATCGGGGTATGGGCGGCGGTTGGTGGGTGGTGGATCGGGGGCTGGCTGGTACGCTTCGGTTGGTTTCTCTGCATTCGATGGGGAAGCGGGTTCCCATCAAAATGGCATCATTTCTCCATGTGGCACCCTGCCATGGAATGGATCATGCCGGCGTGTTTAGGAGGAGTATACGGGCTCCTCGCCGTATTGGGTCCCGGGATGACCGAGTCGGCGGTGGCGATACTGTTGTTTGCCGTGTTGTTGCTCGTGACGATTACGGATTTACACCTGCAGTGGATCCCGGATATGGTCATCTACCCCGTCACATGGTTGTTTGCCATCCTTCGGTTGTGGGTGGGGCCCCATCCTTGGACTACCTACTTGACCGGCTGTTTGGCCGGAGGTTTGATGTTGGCGATTCTGGCTTGGATCAGCAAGGGGATCGGATGGGGAGACGTCAAACTCTTGGGGATGGCTGGATGGGTGTTGGGATGGCCTGCGGTAGTGGTTGCACTGTGGCTTTCCGTGTGTGTCGGCGATGTGACGGCGTTGTGGTGGTGGGCAACTGGTCGTGTTGGAGCGGAGAGGCGATTCCCTTTGGCCCGTTTTTGGCGGCGGGGATCGTCACTGCCTATTTCTGGGGAGATGCATGGGCGGCATGGTATGGCTCGCTTCCGCCGGGTTCTATCTTCTCTAGCAAAACCATATACATGTGGTAGCAGATTAGATAAGGAGAGGATGACCATGCCCCAACCCCGGATCACGCTGCGTTCCCAGTCTCCCGGTGGGAAGGGGGAGCCCGCCGATGCTCCCAAACGAATCAAAGTAGGTGGCAAACCGCTGTCGCCGAAGGCTGAAACAAACCGGGACAATCCAACGTCTATGACTACAGAGGTTGTCCATTCCAAGGAGGAGGAATCAATCCGTTCCCGGTTTCCACTCGTATTTTCAGCGGATGAGGAGCAGTGGGATGAAGGGATTGGATGGCGTTCCCCGTCCTCTCCCCTGCGTTCTCGTCGGAATCGGGTTTCCCTGTTTTCAGGTTGGCCGGCGGGTTGGTTGGTACTATCGATCATCGGTGCGATCGTGTTGGGCACATTGATGGGGATGACGCTGTTGTCTACGTTTTTTTCGGGTGACGCTGTGCATACCCGCACGATTGATTCCCATCTGAAGACCACCCCGTCGGATATGGAAAGCGGGAAGGTTTCGCAAAAGCCGGGAACGGCGGTTTCGCTTCCTTCCTTACAAGCGGTCCTCTTACAGGCGGGTAGCTATTCCGAAAAAAAGAGAGCGCAACAAACAGTGGAAGGTCTTCGGAGCGAAGGGTGGGCGGCAGTGATGACGCCTGATCCGCCGCACCGAATCTATCTGGGGGTGGGCATCAATCGAGATGATGCCCTGAAACTGTCCGTCATCTATCAAAAGCGAAATGTACAGGTCTATCTGAAGGATTGGGCTGTGCGAGGAGATGGCGTTCGCATCCCTGAAGAACAAGCTCGCTGGTCCAAGGAGATGACGGTTTTTGCGGAGAAAGGGCATCAATTGTTTCAGCGGTTGGGCCTACAGACAGTGTCTCATTTGCAGAGCGACAACACCGTGACGGCATTTTCGGGGATGAACGATTTGCAGAATCAGTATCAAGCGTATGTGATCCAAGGTACCCGATTGGAATCCAAGCTGCCCAAAAAAGCAAAGTCAGCAGCTCTGGGCATGATGCAGGCGCTGGATCTTGCCGTGCAGGGCGCGGAGGAAGCGCAAAAAAACCCCAGTTCTGCCCTGGTTTGGCAGATGCAAGAGGGGTTGGTTCGCTATGCACTGTCTTATGAACAATTCGTGTCGGCCTGGAAGTGA
- a CDS encoding Maf family protein: MIKRTLVLASASPRRREILSGLGLLFEVIPSTVDEQISQPLAPGEIVEQLALRKAESVARSCKDSLVIGADTVVVLDGEVLGKPADSREAYAMLNRLQGRTHQVYSGLALVETDINGEISRRSVRHRITQVHMRPMSPDEIEWYIYTKEPMDKAGSYGIQGLGSLWVTGIDGCYTNVVGLSVPLLYEMVRDMGYSLIDFTKFGPSDGRPRR, from the coding sequence TTGATCAAGCGGACACTGGTTCTCGCATCCGCTTCCCCTCGCCGCCGTGAGATTTTGAGCGGCCTGGGCCTTTTATTTGAAGTGATTCCCAGTACGGTCGACGAACAGATATCACAGCCGCTTGCTCCAGGTGAAATAGTGGAACAATTGGCGCTACGCAAAGCTGAGTCCGTCGCTCGATCCTGCAAGGATTCTCTGGTAATCGGCGCGGACACTGTCGTCGTGCTGGACGGTGAGGTCCTGGGCAAACCGGCGGATAGTCGGGAAGCGTATGCGATGTTGAATCGGCTGCAAGGCAGAACCCATCAGGTATACAGTGGCCTTGCGCTGGTGGAAACAGACATAAACGGGGAGATATCACGCCGGAGTGTCCGCCATCGCATCACCCAGGTTCACATGCGACCCATGAGCCCCGATGAAATCGAATGGTATATCTATACGAAAGAACCGATGGACAAGGCCGGTTCCTACGGCATTCAAGGTCTGGGTTCCTTGTGGGTCACGGGGATTGACGGTTGCTACACCAATGTGGTGGGTCTTTCGGTCCCCTTGTTGTATGAAATGGTGCGGGACATGGGGTATTCGTTGATCGATTTCACCAAATTTGGGCCATCGGACGGAAGACCCCGGCGATGA